The Pseudofrankia inefficax genome window below encodes:
- a CDS encoding acetyl-CoA C-acetyltransferase: MPEAVIVATARSPIGRAFKGSLKDLHPDDLAATIVRAVLDKVPALDPTTIDDLMLGCAQPAGEQGFNMARAVAVQLGFDFLPGTTVNRYCSSSLQTTRMAFHAIKAGEGDTFISAGVEMVSRFGKGSADNLPDTHNPRYADAEARTKARAEAGAPVWTDPHEAGLLPDIYIAMGQTAENVVQYTGLTRADQDEFALRSQQNAAKAIADGFFEREITPVTLPDGTVVSTDDGPRPSTTLEALAALKPVFRPDGSVTAGNACPLNDGAAAVVVMSDTRARELGLTPLARIIATGVTGLSPEIMGLGPIGAVRQVLGRAGMTIDDVDLVEINEAFAAQVVPSARELNIDFDKLNVHGGGIALGHPFGSTGARILTTLLNGLRTRDKTIGLETMCVGGGQGMAMLVERLS; the protein is encoded by the coding sequence GTGCCCGAGGCTGTCATCGTCGCCACCGCCCGGTCCCCGATCGGCCGCGCGTTCAAGGGATCGCTGAAGGACCTGCACCCCGACGACCTCGCGGCCACCATCGTGCGGGCCGTCCTCGACAAGGTCCCGGCGCTCGACCCGACGACCATCGACGACCTGATGCTCGGCTGCGCCCAGCCGGCCGGCGAGCAGGGCTTCAACATGGCCCGGGCGGTCGCCGTCCAGCTCGGGTTCGACTTCCTGCCCGGCACGACGGTGAACCGCTACTGCTCCTCGTCGCTGCAGACCACGCGGATGGCCTTCCACGCGATCAAGGCTGGCGAGGGCGACACGTTCATCTCCGCCGGGGTCGAGATGGTCAGCCGCTTCGGCAAGGGCAGCGCCGACAACCTGCCCGACACGCACAACCCGCGCTACGCCGACGCCGAGGCGCGCACCAAGGCCCGGGCCGAGGCCGGCGCTCCGGTCTGGACTGACCCGCACGAGGCCGGCCTGCTGCCCGACATCTACATCGCCATGGGCCAGACCGCCGAGAACGTCGTCCAGTACACCGGCCTGACCAGGGCCGATCAGGACGAGTTCGCGCTGCGCTCGCAGCAGAACGCCGCCAAGGCGATCGCCGACGGCTTCTTCGAGCGCGAGATCACCCCGGTCACCCTGCCGGACGGCACGGTCGTGTCGACCGACGACGGCCCGCGGCCGAGTACCACGCTGGAGGCGCTGGCCGCGCTCAAGCCGGTCTTCCGGCCCGACGGTTCGGTGACCGCCGGCAACGCCTGCCCCCTGAACGACGGCGCCGCCGCGGTCGTGGTCATGAGTGACACCCGGGCCCGCGAGCTGGGCCTGACCCCGCTCGCCCGGATCATCGCCACGGGCGTCACCGGCCTGTCCCCCGAGATCATGGGCCTCGGCCCGATCGGCGCGGTCCGCCAGGTGCTCGGCCGGGCCGGCATGACGATCGACGACGTCGACCTGGTCGAGATCAACGAGGCGTTCGCGGCCCAGGTGGTCCCGTCGGCCCGCGAGCTGAACATCGACTTCGACAAGCTGAACGTGCACGGCGGCGGGATCGCGCTCGGCCACCCGTTCGGCTCGACCGGAGCCCGCATCCTGACCACCCTGCTCAACGGCCTGCGCACCAGGGACAAGACCATCGGCCTGGAGACCATGTGCGTCGGGGGCGGCCAGGGCATGGCCATGCTGGTCGAGCGCCTCAGCTAG
- a CDS encoding GNAT family N-acetyltransferase, which translates to MVVSARPGPRTESGGGDDGGAPRVVVLPGPPPAAARALRTAVFVEEQGVPAELEHDAADLAADHAVVWDEAGEALATARLLDPAAIPDLDLGPAPVGPVPDGPVANRFGESVGVIGRVAVRPDARGRGLARAVTIALERRAAERGLTGIRLHAQAAVAGLYLGLGYETFGPPDRTAGIDHVWMRRSILPGLRPVRDDDGPAVQRLIGAVWAEYPGCVLDVDGEEPWMRAPATAYTGDLDPARYRGRMWVVEDRAVEDEDAGRPGVLAASVAVRETAPGRVELKSLYVAASARRRGLGQALVFLVEREARRRDAQVVELWSDTRFSDAHRLYERLGYRGAGRTRDLHDLSNTTEIHFTKDLLSE; encoded by the coding sequence ATGGTTGTGTCGGCTCGTCCAGGTCCGCGTACCGAGAGCGGCGGGGGCGACGACGGCGGAGCGCCGCGCGTCGTCGTGCTGCCCGGCCCGCCCCCAGCGGCGGCGCGGGCGCTGCGGACGGCCGTCTTCGTCGAGGAGCAGGGCGTCCCGGCCGAGCTTGAGCACGACGCGGCGGACCTCGCCGCCGACCACGCCGTCGTCTGGGATGAGGCCGGCGAGGCGCTCGCGACCGCCCGCCTGCTGGACCCGGCCGCCATTCCCGATCTCGACCTGGGTCCGGCGCCGGTCGGGCCGGTGCCGGACGGTCCGGTCGCCAACCGCTTCGGCGAGTCCGTCGGGGTCATCGGGCGGGTCGCGGTCCGGCCGGACGCGCGTGGTCGTGGGCTGGCCAGGGCGGTGACGATCGCGCTGGAGCGCCGCGCGGCCGAGCGTGGCCTCACCGGCATCCGCCTGCACGCGCAGGCGGCCGTGGCCGGGCTCTACCTCGGCCTCGGCTACGAGACCTTCGGGCCGCCCGACCGGACCGCCGGCATCGATCACGTCTGGATGCGCCGGTCGATCCTGCCGGGGCTGCGGCCGGTCCGGGACGACGACGGGCCGGCGGTGCAGCGGCTGATCGGCGCGGTCTGGGCCGAGTACCCGGGCTGCGTCCTCGATGTCGACGGCGAGGAGCCGTGGATGCGTGCCCCGGCGACGGCGTACACCGGAGACCTGGATCCCGCCCGCTACCGCGGCCGCATGTGGGTCGTCGAGGACAGGGCCGTCGAGGACGAGGACGCCGGGCGGCCTGGCGTGCTCGCCGCCAGCGTCGCGGTGCGCGAGACCGCGCCCGGCCGGGTCGAGCTGAAGTCGCTCTACGTCGCGGCGAGCGCCCGGCGGCGCGGGCTCGGTCAGGCCCTCGTCTTCCTGGTGGAGCGGGAGGCTCGGCGCCGGGACGCCCAGGTGGTCGAGCTGTGGTCCGACACCCGCTTCTCGGACGCGCACCGGCTCTACGAGCGGTTGGGTTACCGCGGCGCCGGGCGGACCCGCGACCTCCATGATCTCTCCAACACGACCGAGATCCACTTCACCAAGGATCTACTGAGCGAGTAA
- a CDS encoding efflux RND transporter permease subunit, with translation MSTPPGPSESRDPTPGGRSGAFWTSAARLAGQRGGIVAVIALVLTVGLGFGISQLKFSTDQSNYLNSNSQVAKDNHAYQSLFGGESMITDFTVDPGKNLTDLFTPNNLKAFAAVTKELEADKRIVAVVTPVTALQFTHNLVSSPDGNPINSPAAKMLLSAQQRDTDPTSQATRLQDAIKTLGRVNAIPPAQQTIGSPAWDNFLLYDNSGKVREALVPFFPNRTNAQMVVRLEGNASIKDEGAAASLVQEAMAKQHFENAHVVTTGASVLLKDINDYLRGGFLTLGAIALALMVGLLLVAFAVRWRLLPLGVVVVGLIWAFGLAGYLGIHLNVVTIAGLPVLLGVGIDFAVQLHSRVEEEAQLDRADNPVAATLRNLMPALLLATVAAVVAFLALEFNATPMIRDFGVLLAIGLPVIVLATVLLTSATLAWREDKRPTQPKDYTRGPLGRATVTLGSLPRVAALPLVVIAIAVFVGGAFVEGGQKIQTDPQKWVNQNSQVIKDLDYLGDHAGTTSELGVYIQADNLFDDKTAAFVNTVARDQIAKHPDVLTNASSLVTTVGYLLDVPGAKMVPPTGDDVRAAYAVAPAAIRSSTVNLSSPGGTAGAMNLIFQTGPSSLVQRAVVVKDIRATVQPPAGVRATPSGLAVVGTSLLDNIGHNRALLTYYALIGVFLVLLLRYLSLAKALLSVVPVLIAVGLTSLIARGSGLELSPLTAVSGPLVIALCTEFTTLIVQRHLEERALGLAPRAAVDEAAARTGRAFLVSAAAAVVGILVLAFSPLPLLRDFGLIVALNVAVALLSALVVLPPLLVWADERGWVYRPQGGAGDAAAGRSASPADTPTGSSVA, from the coding sequence GTGTCCACACCCCCAGGTCCCTCCGAGTCGCGTGATCCCACGCCCGGCGGTCGGTCCGGAGCCTTCTGGACGTCGGCCGCCCGGCTGGCGGGTCAGCGCGGTGGCATCGTCGCGGTCATCGCGCTCGTGCTGACGGTGGGGCTGGGCTTCGGCATCTCCCAGCTGAAGTTCAGTACGGACCAGAGCAACTACCTGAACTCGAACTCGCAGGTGGCGAAGGACAACCACGCCTACCAGTCGCTGTTCGGCGGCGAGTCGATGATCACGGACTTCACGGTCGACCCGGGCAAGAACCTCACCGACCTGTTCACCCCGAACAACCTCAAGGCGTTCGCGGCGGTCACCAAGGAGCTTGAGGCCGACAAGCGGATCGTTGCCGTCGTCACCCCGGTCACCGCGCTGCAGTTCACCCACAACCTGGTCAGCAGCCCGGACGGCAACCCGATCAACAGCCCGGCCGCCAAGATGCTGCTGTCCGCGCAGCAGCGCGACACGGACCCGACGTCGCAGGCGACCCGACTCCAGGACGCGATCAAGACCCTGGGCCGGGTCAACGCGATCCCGCCAGCGCAGCAGACGATCGGCTCCCCGGCCTGGGACAACTTCCTGCTCTACGACAACAGCGGCAAGGTCCGCGAGGCGTTGGTGCCGTTCTTCCCGAACCGCACCAACGCGCAGATGGTGGTCCGCCTGGAGGGCAACGCCTCGATCAAGGACGAGGGCGCGGCGGCGAGCCTGGTCCAGGAGGCGATGGCCAAGCAGCACTTCGAGAACGCGCACGTCGTCACGACCGGTGCGTCGGTGTTGCTCAAGGACATCAACGACTACCTGCGCGGCGGCTTCCTGACCCTCGGCGCCATCGCCCTGGCTCTCATGGTCGGCCTGCTGCTGGTCGCGTTCGCGGTGCGCTGGCGGCTGCTGCCGCTCGGGGTCGTCGTGGTCGGCCTGATCTGGGCATTCGGCCTCGCCGGCTACCTCGGCATCCATCTGAACGTCGTCACGATCGCCGGCCTACCGGTGCTGCTCGGCGTCGGCATCGACTTCGCGGTCCAGCTACACAGCCGGGTCGAGGAGGAGGCACAGCTCGATCGGGCCGACAATCCGGTCGCGGCGACGCTGCGCAACCTGATGCCCGCGCTGCTGCTGGCCACCGTGGCGGCCGTGGTCGCGTTCCTCGCGCTGGAGTTCAACGCCACGCCGATGATCCGTGACTTCGGCGTGCTGCTGGCCATCGGCCTGCCGGTCATCGTGCTCGCGACCGTGCTGCTGACGTCCGCGACGCTGGCGTGGCGGGAGGACAAGCGGCCCACCCAGCCGAAGGACTACACCCGCGGACCGCTCGGGCGGGCGACCGTCACGCTCGGGTCGCTGCCGCGCGTCGCCGCGCTCCCGCTGGTCGTGATCGCGATCGCGGTCTTCGTCGGCGGGGCGTTCGTCGAGGGCGGTCAGAAGATCCAGACCGACCCGCAGAAGTGGGTCAACCAGAACAGCCAGGTCATCAAGGATCTCGACTACCTGGGCGACCACGCCGGCACCACCAGCGAGCTGGGCGTCTACATCCAGGCGGACAACCTCTTCGACGACAAGACCGCCGCGTTCGTGAACACCGTCGCTCGTGATCAGATCGCGAAGCACCCCGACGTCCTGACCAACGCCTCCAGCCTCGTCACGACCGTCGGCTACCTGCTCGACGTTCCGGGCGCGAAGATGGTGCCGCCGACCGGCGACGACGTGCGGGCCGCCTACGCGGTCGCTCCGGCCGCGATCCGCAGCAGCACGGTCAACCTCAGTTCGCCGGGCGGGACCGCCGGCGCGATGAACCTGATCTTCCAGACCGGCCCGAGCTCGCTGGTGCAGCGCGCCGTGGTCGTGAAGGACATCCGCGCGACCGTGCAGCCGCCGGCCGGGGTGCGGGCCACGCCGTCGGGCCTCGCCGTCGTCGGCACCAGCCTGCTGGACAACATCGGGCACAACCGGGCGCTGCTCACCTACTACGCGCTGATCGGCGTCTTCCTGGTCCTGCTGCTGCGGTACCTGAGCCTCGCGAAGGCGCTGCTGTCGGTGGTTCCGGTACTGATCGCGGTCGGGCTGACGTCGCTGATCGCGCGGGGGTCGGGCCTGGAGCTGTCCCCGCTGACGGCCGTGAGCGGTCCGCTGGTCATCGCGCTGTGCACCGAGTTCACCACCCTGATCGTCCAGCGGCATCTGGAGGAACGGGCGCTCGGCCTGGCGCCGCGGGCCGCCGTCGACGAGGCGGCGGCGCGTACCGGTCGGGCCTTCCTCGTGTCGGCCGCTGCGGCCGTCGTCGGCATCCTGGTGCTGGCGTTCAGTCCGCTGCCGCTGCTGCGCGACTTCGGCCTGATCGTCGCGCTCAACGTCGCGGTCGCGCTGCTCTCGGCGCTGGTCGTGCTTCCGCCGCTGCTGGTGTGGGCGGACGAGCGCGGCTGGGTGTACCGCCCGCAGGGCGGGGCCGGTGACGCGGCAGCCGGCCGGTCCGCCTCCCCGGCGGACACGCCGACCGGCAGCAGCGTGGCGTAG
- a CDS encoding C2 family cysteine protease — protein sequence MARDRDHADDQAARLPAVVGSAAARLRDASLALRRLAVTTSTLLEPVAELNTTDTWSSPWQRRSTARVDAWQQALTAGAGVLVIRSGWYSRVADVLDAATRAVTAGSTGGRVGGPGVVGDPNSAEGSVVAPTVVVPAMPRGWDDPDLALVRALGAGLSDRADPADPPGGDVGGDGPVWFDAGQLGALAGSLRAAGTAAARLAGAVDATEDQALRAAALALTELVASTGDGLGGAVGAAAAVRPPETFRVAGLAATTDVLRLGAHVIAVDGPRLAASLDRRMAHFAAAEDAVRAGGVLIDQRAWFDDAPPPSLGQIRSVAAGLVALIGTEPKALSAGEVREVGRRLAALSPAAREAVISRLRGAPLAVFAAAVTRLRKRLVARTRAELTALTAVPDLLLASAPAAMLDELVRLLPDLEPAAPGAGGQRGGAPGRDGADADRTDAVVRDGISSSDVGQGGVDDCYLAAALVGLARQRPALLADGIRENANGTFTVTLYRDGRAFPVTVTRDLPGLASADGSGDAGGRPARTGMAAYDVNGRPELWAAVYEKAYARAHGGYDSINGGDPGVATSDLTGRPHRTLRPGEVSTGELAARLAAGDVVIVSTGGEAPRVDSGLVRRHAYTVLAVDVTGGRVLLRNPWEHVGGELTAWYRWDDLRPGLVAVSLTPPR from the coding sequence ATGGCGCGGGACCGGGACCATGCCGACGACCAGGCCGCGCGGCTGCCGGCCGTGGTCGGCTCCGCCGCCGCGCGGCTGCGAGACGCGTCGCTGGCGCTGCGCCGCCTGGCCGTGACGACGTCCACCCTGCTGGAGCCGGTGGCGGAGCTCAACACGACCGACACCTGGTCCTCCCCGTGGCAACGGCGTTCGACCGCCCGGGTCGATGCCTGGCAGCAGGCGCTGACGGCTGGTGCCGGCGTGCTGGTGATCCGGTCGGGCTGGTACTCCCGGGTCGCGGACGTCCTCGACGCCGCGACCAGGGCCGTCACCGCAGGCTCGACCGGCGGCCGGGTCGGCGGTCCCGGCGTCGTCGGGGATCCCAACTCGGCTGAGGGGTCCGTCGTGGCGCCCACCGTGGTGGTGCCCGCGATGCCGCGTGGCTGGGATGACCCCGACCTGGCGCTGGTCCGCGCCCTCGGCGCCGGGCTCAGTGACCGTGCCGACCCGGCGGACCCGCCCGGCGGGGACGTGGGCGGCGACGGCCCGGTCTGGTTCGACGCGGGCCAGCTGGGCGCCCTCGCGGGGAGCCTGCGCGCCGCCGGCACCGCCGCGGCCCGGCTCGCCGGCGCCGTCGACGCGACCGAGGACCAGGCCCTGCGTGCCGCCGCCCTCGCCCTGACCGAGCTCGTCGCCAGCACCGGCGACGGCCTCGGCGGCGCCGTCGGGGCCGCCGCCGCGGTCCGGCCGCCGGAGACGTTCCGGGTCGCCGGGCTGGCGGCGACCACCGACGTGCTCAGGCTCGGCGCGCACGTCATCGCCGTCGACGGTCCCCGGCTGGCCGCGTCGCTCGACCGGCGGATGGCGCACTTCGCCGCGGCCGAGGACGCCGTGCGTGCCGGCGGGGTGCTCATCGACCAGCGGGCCTGGTTCGACGACGCCCCGCCACCGAGCCTCGGCCAGATCAGGTCCGTGGCCGCCGGTCTGGTGGCCCTGATCGGGACGGAGCCGAAGGCGTTGTCGGCCGGCGAGGTGCGCGAGGTGGGCCGGCGGCTGGCCGCGCTGTCGCCGGCGGCCCGCGAGGCGGTGATCAGCCGGTTGCGCGGCGCGCCGCTGGCGGTGTTCGCGGCCGCGGTGACCCGGCTGAGGAAGCGGCTGGTGGCGCGGACCCGGGCCGAGCTGACCGCGCTGACGGCGGTGCCGGACCTGCTGCTGGCCAGTGCGCCGGCGGCGATGCTCGACGAGCTCGTCCGGCTGCTGCCGGACCTCGAGCCCGCCGCGCCGGGCGCCGGCGGCCAGCGCGGCGGCGCCCCCGGCAGGGACGGGGCCGACGCCGACCGGACCGACGCGGTGGTCCGCGACGGGATCTCCTCCTCCGACGTCGGCCAGGGCGGCGTCGACGACTGCTACCTCGCGGCCGCGCTCGTCGGCCTGGCCCGCCAACGCCCGGCTCTGCTGGCCGACGGCATCCGGGAGAACGCCAACGGCACGTTCACCGTCACGCTGTACCGCGACGGCCGGGCCTTCCCCGTCACCGTCACCCGCGACCTGCCCGGCCTTGCCTCCGCTGACGGCTCGGGGGACGCGGGAGGCCGACCGGCGCGGACCGGGATGGCGGCCTACGACGTCAACGGCCGGCCCGAGCTGTGGGCGGCCGTTTACGAGAAGGCCTACGCCCGGGCGCACGGCGGCTACGACTCGATCAACGGTGGCGATCCAGGCGTCGCGACCAGCGACCTGACCGGCCGGCCGCACCGGACGCTCCGGCCTGGCGAGGTGTCGACCGGCGAGTTGGCGGCGCGGCTGGCCGCCGGAGACGTCGTGATCGTCTCGACCGGCGGCGAGGCGCCCCGGGTGGACAGTGGCCTGGTCCGCCGGCACGCGTACACGGTGCTGGCGGTCGACGTGACCGGCGGAAGGGTGCTGCTGCGCAACCCGTGGGAGCACGTCGGAGGAGAGCTGACCGCCTGGTATCGCTGGGACGACCTGCGTCCTGGCCTGGTGGCCGTCAGCCTGACGCCACCGCGCTGA
- a CDS encoding DUF1918 domain-containing protein, translated as MHATAGDRVCVRSRTVGQAERHGVVLEVRGKPDGPPYLIRWDDGHEGLCFPSADSVLEIFAKQHT; from the coding sequence ATGCATGCGACCGCAGGAGACCGGGTCTGCGTCCGCAGCCGGACGGTAGGCCAGGCAGAGCGACACGGTGTGGTGCTGGAGGTACGCGGCAAGCCGGACGGACCGCCCTACCTGATCCGCTGGGACGACGGCCACGAAGGCCTCTGCTTCCCGAGCGCCGACTCCGTCCTCGAGATATTCGCCAAGCAGCACACCTAA
- a CDS encoding alpha-ketoglutarate-dependent dioxygenase AlkB translates to MSADEAQRVDPPRAEPLPAVDTPRDPAAEARTEEDPAAAVRGLVQALAAAPVQRHWLDQTSWVDVGRGWLPGAEELYQHVRDTAPWHEGAMWRYEKYVVPPRLSAWYPPGKPPPYPQLSAAHLALRRRYGISFDGYGLSYYRDGADSVAMHRDKELRWLDDTVIAILTLGARRPWTVKPARLPSGRRILNDATDTTGLLDLAPGPGDLLVLGGRAQRDWLHGVPKVTGHVGGRISVQWRWTSRTGQPEQGPGYMASRHFGR, encoded by the coding sequence ATGTCCGCCGACGAGGCGCAACGAGTCGATCCGCCCCGGGCCGAGCCGCTTCCAGCCGTCGACACGCCACGGGACCCGGCGGCCGAGGCCCGCACCGAGGAGGACCCCGCGGCCGCCGTACGCGGGCTCGTCCAGGCGCTCGCGGCGGCACCGGTCCAGCGGCACTGGCTCGACCAGACGTCCTGGGTCGACGTCGGCCGCGGCTGGCTGCCGGGCGCCGAGGAGCTCTACCAGCACGTCCGCGACACCGCGCCGTGGCACGAGGGCGCCATGTGGCGCTACGAGAAGTACGTCGTCCCGCCGCGGCTTTCCGCCTGGTACCCACCGGGCAAACCGCCGCCGTACCCGCAGCTGTCGGCCGCCCACCTCGCGCTGCGCCGCCGCTACGGCATCTCCTTCGACGGCTACGGCCTGTCCTACTACCGCGACGGCGCCGACTCGGTGGCGATGCACCGGGACAAGGAGCTGCGCTGGCTGGACGACACCGTGATCGCGATCCTGACGCTCGGCGCCCGCCGGCCCTGGACCGTCAAGCCGGCCCGGCTGCCCTCCGGCCGCCGCATCCTGAACGACGCGACCGACACGACCGGCCTGCTCGACCTCGCGCCCGGCCCAGGCGACCTGCTTGTCCTCGGCGGCCGGGCGCAGCGCGACTGGCTACACGGAGTACCCAAGGTGACCGGCCACGTCGGCGGCCGGATCTCGGTCCAGTGGCGCTGGACGAGCCGCACCGGCCAGCCGGAGCAGGGCCCCGGCTACATGGCGTCCCGCCACTTCGGCCGCTAG
- the ahcY gene encoding adenosylhomocysteinase, giving the protein MSFDFKVADLALAEFGRKEIRLAEHEMPGLMATRAEYAASQPLKGARIMGSLHMTIQTAVLIETLVALGADVRWVSCNIFSTQDHAAAAVVVGPNGTKDDPQGVPVFAWKGETLEEYWWCTDQALAWPDGGAPNMILDDGGDATLLVHKGAEFEKAGAVPATDASDSEEYAIVLETLRTTIAAKPGRWTAAAESIKGVTEETTTGVHRLYEMHKGGNLLFPAINVNDSVTKSKFDNKYGCRHSVIDGLNRATDVLIGGKVAVVCGYGDVGKGCADALRGQGARVIVTEIDPICALQAAMDGFQVTTLEDVVGIADIFVTTTGNFNIITADHMGAMKHQAIVSNIGHFDNEIDMAGLARVSGIEKINIKPQVDEWVFPDGHSILVLAEGRLMNLGCATGHPSFVMSNSFTNQVIAQIELFTKTDEYPTGVYTLPKHLDEKVARLHLDALGVKLTTLSKAQAEYIGVAVEGPYKADHYRY; this is encoded by the coding sequence ATGAGCTTCGACTTCAAGGTCGCTGACCTTGCGCTGGCCGAGTTCGGTCGCAAGGAGATCCGGCTGGCCGAGCACGAGATGCCGGGCCTGATGGCGACCCGTGCCGAGTATGCCGCGAGCCAGCCGCTGAAGGGCGCGCGGATCATGGGCTCGCTGCACATGACGATCCAGACCGCCGTGCTGATCGAGACCCTCGTCGCGCTCGGCGCCGACGTCCGCTGGGTCTCCTGCAACATCTTCTCGACGCAGGACCACGCCGCCGCCGCGGTGGTCGTCGGCCCGAACGGCACCAAGGACGACCCGCAGGGCGTCCCGGTCTTCGCCTGGAAGGGCGAGACGCTGGAGGAGTACTGGTGGTGCACGGACCAGGCGCTGGCCTGGCCGGACGGCGGCGCGCCGAACATGATCCTCGACGACGGTGGTGACGCGACCCTCCTCGTCCACAAGGGCGCCGAGTTCGAGAAGGCGGGCGCCGTCCCGGCGACCGACGCGTCGGACTCCGAGGAGTACGCGATCGTCCTGGAGACCCTGCGCACCACGATCGCGGCGAAGCCGGGCCGGTGGACCGCGGCCGCCGAGTCGATCAAGGGTGTCACCGAGGAGACCACCACCGGTGTGCACCGGCTGTACGAGATGCACAAGGGCGGCAACCTGCTCTTCCCGGCGATCAACGTCAACGACTCGGTCACCAAGAGCAAGTTCGACAACAAGTACGGCTGCCGCCACTCGGTGATCGACGGTCTGAACCGGGCCACCGACGTGCTGATCGGCGGCAAGGTCGCGGTCGTCTGCGGCTACGGCGACGTCGGCAAGGGCTGCGCGGACGCGCTGCGCGGCCAGGGCGCCCGCGTCATCGTCACCGAGATCGACCCGATCTGCGCCCTGCAGGCGGCGATGGACGGTTTCCAGGTCACCACGCTGGAGGACGTCGTCGGGATCGCCGACATCTTCGTGACGACCACCGGCAACTTCAACATCATCACGGCCGACCACATGGGCGCGATGAAGCACCAGGCGATCGTCTCGAACATCGGCCACTTCGACAACGAGATCGACATGGCCGGCCTCGCTCGCGTCTCCGGCATCGAGAAGATCAACATCAAGCCGCAGGTCGACGAGTGGGTCTTCCCGGACGGCCACTCGATCCTGGTGCTGGCCGAGGGCCGCCTGATGAACCTCGGCTGCGCCACCGGCCACCCGAGCTTCGTCATGTCGAACAGCTTCACCAACCAGGTGATCGCCCAGATCGAGCTGTTCACCAAGACCGACGAGTACCCGACCGGCGTCTACACGCTGCCGAAGCACCTCGACGAGAAGGTCGCCCGCCTGCACCTCGACGCGCTCGGGGTCAAGCTCACCACCCTCTCCAAGGCGCAGGCCGAGTACATCGGCGTCGCCGTCGAGGGCCCGTACAAGGCGGACCACTACCGCTACTGA